Proteins encoded within one genomic window of Brassica rapa cultivar Chiifu-401-42 chromosome A09, CAAS_Brap_v3.01, whole genome shotgun sequence:
- the LOC103838982 gene encoding UPF0426 protein At1g28150, chloroplastic, which yields MGFVLISSFSPSSLVLASQLHQFTARIKSTEISVRPQFSPVCRSRTLAAKPCCFNLPQEPILSEALKEPIAFVGGMFAGLLRLDLNEEPLKEWVTRTVEASGITEEEVVDADGMASNEVESPQQIEIE from the exons ATGGGTTTTGTCttaatttcttctttttccccgTCCTCGCTCGTGCTCGCTTCTCAGCTTCACCAG TTCACTGCTCGAATCAAAAGCACTGAAATTTCGGTTCGTCCTCAATTTTCTCCGGTTTGTAGAAGTAGAACCCTTGCTGCAAAACCATGCTGTTTCAATCTCCCTCAAGAACCAATTCTCTCGGAGGCTCTCAAG GAGCCAATTGCATTTGTGGGTGGGATGTTTGCTGGATTACTAAGACTTGATCTGAACGAAGAACCGCTTAAAGAATGGGTGACGCGAACAGTTGAAGCCTCAGGTATTACAGAAGAGGAAGTAGTTGATGCAGATGGAATGGCCTCCAATGAAGTAGAATCTCCTCAACAGATAGAGATTGAATGA